The segment TGCTAAACCTTTACCAGTTGTTTGTACCTCTTGAGGACTGTCCACATAGTCTGCTGTCGGTCCAATTAAAAAATTGCCATGTACCGTTGGTAAACATACTACCCCTTTACTTACTGGTGTTGGGGCTTGGAAAACAACTTTATTTACATAGTTTCCTACTGTTTTATCAAAGAGGTTATATTCCCCTCTGTTAGGTTGAATTTTAAAGTATTCTTCATTGATTAAGTTATTTACTTGATCAGCATAAAGACCGGCACAGTTAATCACAAATTTAGTAAGGATTTCCCTTTCTCCTGCCTTTACTTTATAACCTTCTTCTATTTTTTCTATTTTAGTTACAGGACTATTAAGAATTACTTCTACTCCATTTTCCACTGCATTTTCTGCTAAAGCTATAGCCAGCTCGAAGGGACCTACTATCCCTCCCGTTGGTGCATAAAGGGCAGCTGTTATTTTATCACTTAAATTTGGCTCCATTTCTAAAACTTTTTCTCCAGGTAAAATTTCTAAGTTAGGTACTCCGTTTTCTTCCCCTTGTTTTTTCAACCTTTCTAAAACTTTTACCTCATCTTCGTTAAATGCTACAACAAAGGAACCAATTTGTTTAAAAGGCACATCTAATTCTTCACAAAGCTTAGGGTACAATTTATTTCCAAGGACATTGGTTTTGGCTTTTAAAGTACCTGGTAAAGCATCATAACCAGCATGGACAATAGCACTGTTAGCTTTAGTAGTTCCATTTGCTATATCATTTTCTTTTTCAGCTAGAATAACTTTTAATTCATATTTAGATAATTCCCTAGCAATAGCTGTCCCTACTATCCCAGCACCAATAATCAAAACATCATACATATTTTCATCTCCCCTAATTAAAATTGATAAATAAAAAAGCCACACAAAATTCACCTACAAAGGAGTAGGTTGATTTGTGCGGCTCTCCAAATCTCAGCCTTAATATTTAGTTAATTATATTATAGCAATTTCTAGCAGTAAAGTAAATAATATTTAAATCACAGTTTGCATGAAAACATTTTGCATGATAGCTAAAGTAAAATAAGATATTAACATAGCAGTTAAAGGTGTTAAAACCCAACCTACTCCTATTCTCCCTAGTACTTTAAAATTAACATTTCTTCCACCTTTAGCAATTCCTATCCCTAAAATTGCCCCTACAACTGCTTGGGATTGGGAAACAGGTACTAAAGGAAAAGATGGTAAATTTCTTGCTGTTAACCACATTTTTAATCCTTCAGAAGCAAAGAGAAACAACACTGTGGAGCTTGATAATACAACTATACATGCGGTTATTGGAGAAAGTTTATATATACTAGAGCCTACTGTCATCATTACTTTCTTGGAGTAAGTAAATACACCAACTGCTATAGCTATACCTCCTAATAAAAACAGTTGTTGAACTCCATTAAATTTAAATAAGTTATAAACACTAATATCTCTAAAAGGTGACACATTTATAAAAACACCCATTACATTGGCAATATTATTAGCTCCTAAGCTATATGAACCAAAAACACCCACTAATACAAGGGCTAACCTTGTGTAATTATCTAACCGCAACAAATGAATTTTTCGTTTTTTTAACAATAGATTAGTTATCCAATAAAATAATATTGCAAAAATAGCTCCCAAAATTGGAGTAAATACCCATGTTTTTAAAATTTTAGTAAGAACTGCAAGGTCTGTAACTTCACCTGCAAATAGATTCCATCCTATAATTGCACCTACAACTGCTTGGGATGTTGAAACAGGCAATCCATTTTTTGTCATTAAGAAAACTGTTAAAGCAGCAGCAAAAGAAACTGTAAAAGAACCTGCAATTGCATTTACTGATCCTAACTTACCTAAAGTATGGGCTGCTCCTCCTCCACTAATAACAGCACCTAAAATTACAAAAATACTACAAATAATAGCAGCTGTTCTAAATTTTATCATTTTAGTTCCTACTGCAGTTCCAAATATATTAGCAGCATCATTAGCCCCTAAAGACCAACCCATAAATAATCCTGCTGATAAGAAAAAGATTGAAGCAAGTTCTATATTCATCTTAAATCACCCCATTTAAAAGTCCCTTTTAAGTTTAAATACCGATAATTTTCTTCCTATATTTTCTGAGGTGTCAGATAATGCTGCTAACCAATTAACAAAAT is part of the Anaerobranca californiensis DSM 14826 genome and harbors:
- a CDS encoding NAD(P)/FAD-dependent oxidoreductase: MYDVLIIGAGIVGTAIARELSKYELKVILAEKENDIANGTTKANSAIVHAGYDALPGTLKAKTNVLGNKLYPKLCEELDVPFKQIGSFVVAFNEDEVKVLERLKKQGEENGVPNLEILPGEKVLEMEPNLSDKITAALYAPTGGIVGPFELAIALAENAVENGVEVILNSPVTKIEKIEEGYKVKAGEREILTKFVINCAGLYADQVNNLINEEYFKIQPNRGEYNLFDKTVGNYVNKVVFQAPTPVSKGVVCLPTVHGNFLIGPTADYVDSPQEVQTTGKGLAEVREKGLKVLPNFPFYKVITSFAGLRAKVEGGDFIIEEVRENKGFINVAGIDSPGLTAAPVIALEVVEILRNITGGLKEKENFNGKRKAVVHFMELSPEEKAELIKKDPKFGRVICRCESITEGEIVNAIHRPVGGRTLDGIKRRVRAGMGRCQGGFCAPRVMEILARELEKDITEIVKDSPNSYILTGPTKSRKKDN
- a CDS encoding inorganic phosphate transporter translates to MNIELASIFFLSAGLFMGWSLGANDAANIFGTAVGTKMIKFRTAAIICSIFVILGAVISGGGAAHTLGKLGSVNAIAGSFTVSFAAALTVFLMTKNGLPVSTSQAVVGAIIGWNLFAGEVTDLAVLTKILKTWVFTPILGAIFAILFYWITNLLLKKRKIHLLRLDNYTRLALVLVGVFGSYSLGANNIANVMGVFINVSPFRDISVYNLFKFNGVQQLFLLGGIAIAVGVFTYSKKVMMTVGSSIYKLSPITACIVVLSSSTVLFLFASEGLKMWLTARNLPSFPLVPVSQSQAVVGAILGIGIAKGGRNVNFKVLGRIGVGWVLTPLTAMLISYFTLAIMQNVFMQTVI